The proteins below come from a single Miscanthus floridulus cultivar M001 chromosome 1, ASM1932011v1, whole genome shotgun sequence genomic window:
- the LOC136503748 gene encoding anaerobic nitrite reductase GLB1, producing MALAEGNDAVVFSEEQEALVLKSWAIMKKDSANLGLRFFLKVFEIAPSAKQMFSFLRDSDVPLEKNPKLKTHAMSVFVMTCEAAAQLRKAGKVTVRETTLKRLGATHLKYGVADGHFEVTGFALLETIKEALPADMWSLEMKKAWSEAYNHLVAAIKREMKPDA from the exons ATGGCGCTCGCGGAGGGGAACGACGCGGTCGTCTTCAGCGAGGAGCAGGAGGCGCTGGTGCTCAAGTCCTGGGCCATCATGAAGAAGGACTCCGCCAACCTGGGACTCCGCTTCTTCCTCAA GGTCTTTGAGATCGCGCCGTCGGCGAAGCAGATGTTCTCGTTCCTGCGCGACTCCGACGTGCCGCTGGAGAAGAACCCTAAGCTCAAGACGCATGCCATGTCCGTCTTTGTCATG ACTTGCGAGGCGGCGGCGCAGCTTCGCAAGGCCGGGAAGGTCACCGTGAGGGAGACCACTCTCAAGAGGCTGGGCGCCACGCACTTGAAGTACGGCGTCGCAGATGGCCACTTTGAG GTGACGGGGTTCGCGCTGCTTGAGACGATCAAGGAGGCGCTCCCTGCTGACATGTGGAGCCTCGAGATGAAGAAAGCCTGGAGCGAGGCTTACAACCACCTGGTGGCGGCCATCAAGCGAGAGATGAAGCCTGATGCCTAG